The genomic DNA CCATCGCCACCGACCTGGCCGAGTTCATCGGCGGCGCGCTCGCCCTGAACCTGCTGTTCGGCATCCCGCTGCTGCCGGGCGCCATGATCACCGCGGTCGTCTCCTTCGCCCTGCTCGGCCTGGCGCCGCGCGGCCGCCACCGCTTCGAGGCGGTCATCACCGGCATGCTCGTCATCGTCGTGGCCGGCTTCGCCTACCAGGTGCTGCGCTCCGGCTCCCTCGCCGGTGCCGTCGACGGCCTGGTGCCCCGCCTGGCCGGACCGGACAGCCTGCTGATGGCGACCGGGATCATCGGCGCCACCGTGATGCCCCACGTCATCTACCTGCATTCGGCCCTCACCCAGGACCACGGCAGGATCAGCGGCCTCCGCGCCGCGGTACGGGCCAGTCGCGCCGACATCGCGATCGCCCTGGGCGTCGCGGGGTTGGTCAACATGGCGATGCTGACCGTGGCCGCCGCCACCTTCCACAGCGGTGACCCCGGTAGCCTGCAGGCCATCCACGCCGGGATCGGAGCGATCCTCGGCCCCGCGGCGGCGGTCGCCTTCGCGCTGGCCCTGCTCGCGTCGGGACTGGCCTCCTCAAGCGTGGGCACCTACGCCGGACAGGTCATCATGGAGGGCTTCCTCCGCCGCCGCATACCGCTCACGGCACGCCGCCTGATCACCATCGTGCCCGCCATGATGATCCTGTCCGCCGGCATCGACCCCACCCGCGCGCTCATCCTGAGTCAGGTCGCACTGTCCTTCGGCATCCCCTTCGCCCTGGTACCCCTCCTCGCCTTCACCAGCAACCGCAGACTCATGGGCGCCCTGGTCAACCGTCGCCGCACCACGGCACTGGGCATCACGGTCGCCACCGTGATCATCGCCCTCAACGGCTTCCTCGTCGCCCAGGTGTTCACCGGCTGAGCGCGCCTCACCCGACCCGCCCGGTCCGCCGCGCAGAGAGTGGACCCGCAACGGAACCGGATCACACGATAAGCCGGTTCGAGCAGGCCGGGAGGGGTAGCTGAGGCGGATCATCCGAGGGCGACACCGAGGATGAATTGCCGCGGTTGGATCGGTCTACCGTCTGCGCGGGCCACCTGCCGAAGCCGAACGGCCCGAGATTCGGCCCCGGCCCCTCACCGGCCTCGAACCGCACGCGCAGCCCGAGCACCGCCGTGAACAGCAGCTCCACTGCGGCGCCGACGTCCAACGCGGCGGGCAGGTCGCCGTCGCGGATGCCGCGGCCCGGTAGCGACGCGAGGGTTTTCCTGGTGGCGTCGAACGCGTCCTCGGTCTTTTTCCGGACCTCGGGGTCGGTGGTGCCGAGTTCGGCGGCCGTATCGACCACGAAGCAGCCGCGACCGGCCGAGCAGATCGACCATGGCACAGGTGAGCTCGACCGGGTCAAAATGGAGTTCGACGGCGCTGCCCGCATCGGCGTTGATCCGCAGGGTGGTGCGTGGCTTCCTCCACTGGAGACGCGGTTGGCGTGGTCTTCTCGCACGATGCCCTCGTCGAGCAGCCGACGCACGATACCAGAGACGCTCTGCGGGGTGAGGCCCGTGCGCTGGGCGATCTCCACCCGGCTGATGCCGTCGGCACGCTGGATCTGGTCCAGCACCACCGCTCGATTGTATCGCCCTACCTTCGGGAGATTCGAGTACTCGACGATCAACAAGGACACCCGGAAGCTCGTCGCAGAGACCGTGAAAATGGTCAAGGCGCTGCAGGGCGGTGGCACGCCGGAGATCAATGACACCAAGTCGTACGACAACGGCGTCAAGGTCGTCCCGGCATATCTCCTCCCGCCGGTGATCGTCACCAAGGACAACGCGGCCGAAGCCTATGCCGACGACCCAAAGCTGGCGCCCCTCACCAAGCAGTAGGCAAGCACGATGACGCCGTCGTGCGTCCCAGGAACGATCCCGGGACGCACGAGGTGACCAGATCGATCTCAGATCGCGCGGCGCCGCCGTGATCTGAAGCGGCACATCTTCCGCGACATCGGCAACAACCGCGCGCGCTTCCTGGAGATCCGCCTCCAACCCGATGACCCCCACTGCCGGACGTCGCAGGCCGCTACGCAGGGCGAATGAGGAGACAGCGGACGTGAACACACTGGTCGACACCATCAAGGAATACGACTGGAGATCGTCCACAGCCATACCGGCGCTGACCGGCAGGACCCCGACCGGCCATCCGCAGGCCGAAATGTGGCTGGGCGCCCATCCCGCCGGCCCATCGGCACTGATTCGTAGCGGCGTACGGCGGACGCTGGCCGACGTGATCGCGGACGACGCCAAACTCGGTTCGGCCGTGAAGGAACGATTCGGCACTCGGCTGCCATACCTGCTGAAGGTGATCGCAGTAGCACGGCCGCTGTCGCTTCAGGTGCATCCGAGCGAGGGGCAGGCCCGCAGCGGCTTCTCCAGCGGAGACGCCAACTACGTCGATCGAACCGGGGCTTTGACCGCGAATAGCTGCCTGCCCTGCCGCGCAGGCCACCGGGACTGCGGCTGGCCATACCGCTGGAGCAGGTCAGGTTCCGGCACGATATGAGCACCCGCGGTGTCCGCAAACTGCCGATCGCCTGGGTAACACCACGACAGGCGCCCCTCGCGACCACAATCGGTCCGGCGGCCGCCTTAGGCAGGCCAGGGCTGTTGCCTCTGTTTTTGATGAGTGGTTTCTGGTTTTCATCAGTTTGATGATTTTGATATTGGACGACTGCCTTTACATTGTAGATTTTTTAGAATGGATGCCGTGTCAGACAACGACCGTGGTGTCCACCGCCTGAGGAGCGAGGACGTGCTCGATCACCATGACGGCCGCTCCGATGATTCCGGCATGGTCTCCCAGCTTGCTGGCCTGGATGCGCAAGTGCCGCGTGGCCAGCGGGAGGGAGCGCTTGTAGATCACCTCGCGGACCCCGGCGAGGAAGTGCTCTCCGGCCTCGGCAATGTCACCGCCGATCACGATCGCCCCGGGATTGAAGAAGTTGACGATCGAAGCGAGAACGTCACCGGTCTCCCGGCCGGCCTGGCGTACGAGATGCACAACCTCAGGGTCGCCTAGGTCCAGGAGCCGCACCACGTCTCGGCCGTCCTTCGCGAGCACGCCCGACGCGGTGATCCGGGCGGCCAGGGCGGCGCTGCCGGCGACGGCTTCTACGCAGCCGGTGTTGCCGCAGTGGCACACCACCTCGTCCGCGTCGACGACGCGGATGTGCCCGATGTCGCCTGCGGCGCCCTGAGCGCCCCGGTGCAGCCGCCCGTCGGAGATGATCCCGCAGCCGATACCCGTACCGATCTTGACGAAGATGAGTTGGTCGGCTTCGGGGTACCCGACCCAGTGCTCGCCGAGCGCCATGATGTTGACGTCATTGTCGACAAGGACCGGCACACCCAGCCGCTCCCCCAGCCACTCAGGAACGGGAAAGCGGTCCCAGCCCGGCATGAGGGGCGGGCTGACGGGACGTCCCGTCGAGTATTCGACCGGGCCCGGCAGGCCGATGCCCGCCCCGCACACGTTGGCGAGGTCGTACCCACTCTCGGCGAGCAACTCGGCGAACGTCTGCGCGAGCCATGCCAGGGTCGACTCCGGTTCCCGGTCGATCGGGACATCGGCGGTGCGTTCGGCCAGCACAGTGGTGCCCAGGTCAGTGATCGCGACGCGGTGGTGCGTGACGCCCAGGTCGGCGGCGAGCACAAGACGCGCCGCCCTGTTGAAGGCGAACGCGGCCGCCGGGCGCCCACCCGAGGAAGTGGAGGTGTCGGCGGCTACGACCCAGCGGTGCCGGAGCAGGGCGTCCAGCCGTTGGGACACCGTGGTTCTGGCCAGGCCGGTGAGCTCGACCAGTTCCGTGCGAGTGCGGGCAGGTCCCTCCCGCAGGACGGACAGCAGTGCGCCAGCCCCAATGCTCGCACCGTTGAGCGTCTCCTCAGTCACGCTTGACCTTCCCCCGACGAACGAACCCCTTTAAACTCCCCTAAGTATACTTATGACTTCCAAAATCATATTTATGCTTGACCTCCGCCATAAGACCTCCTTACGATCTCGAAACATGGAGGAAATAGGTCGTAACCCGACGGATGTTTCCCAGCTTCGGGTGGGGATCGTCGGAACTGGTTTCATAGGCAGCGTCCACGCCCGAGCCGCTAGGCTTGCCGGTGCCCGCATCGTCGGCGTGGCAGGTTCGACCCCTGAACGGGCGGCGCGGGCGTACGCCGCCCGGCTGGCCGAGCGGGTCTTCCGCTCGGCAGAGGACCTCATCGAATCCGGCGAACTCGACGTCCTGCACGTTTGTACTCCCAACCACCTGCACGCCTCGATCACGATCAAGCCGCTGGCGACCGACTTCGACGCTGCCGCGCTGATGGCTGCCCGCGCCGCGCAGAGCGCGCGTACGGCGACCGCGCCGTTCGTCTACCGGTTCCACCCGATGGCCAGGACGGTGGGCGGCGCGGTGGGCACGATGGCGGTCAGCCAGGTCTCGCCGGGACGCAAGAACCGGCTGTTTTTGGAGATCTCAGGCAGTGAGGCGAGCGTTGCCTTCGATCAGGAGCAGCCGGAAACGCTCTGGTTGGGGCGTAGGCAGGGCTCGGAGTTGCTGGTGCGCGATCCGCAGACCCTGTCGCTCCCGGTCCTCCGCTACTCCTCCCTGCCCGCGGGTCACGCCCAGGGCTATCACGACTGTTTCGACGCGTTCACAGCCGACAGCTACGCCGCGGTGCGGGGAGAGCGTCCTGAGGGACTGCCGACCTTCGACGACGGTGCGAGGGCCGCCCGTATCTGCGACTCCGTGCTCGCCTCGGCGCGTACCCGCTCGTGGGTGGAGGTGCACCCCGCGTGAGACTCCTGGAGATGCGGGGGGTGGACAAGAGCTTCTTCGGTGTACGTGTGCTGACCGGGGTCGATCTCGACGTCGAGGCGGGACAGGTGCACGCCGTCGTCGGTGAGAACGGTGCGGGGAAGTCGACGCTGATGAAGATCCTCGCCGGGGTGCACCTCCCCGACGCGGGGACGATCGCGATCGACGGCGAGCCGGTCGCGTTCGGCCATCCTCTCGACGCGCAACGGTCCGGAGTGGCGATCATCTATCAGGAGTTCAACCTCCTGCCCGAACGCTCGGTCGCCGAGAACGTCTTCCTCGGGCGCGAGCCAGTACGGCGGGGCCTGGTAGACCGCACGAAGATGGAGGTGGAGACCGAACGGCTGCTGGCGGGGCTCGGTGAGACCTCCTTCGGCGCCCGCGACGCCGTTCGCCGCCTGAGCGTCGCCCAGCAGCAGGTCGTCGAGATCGTCAAGGCCCTCTCGGTTGACGCCCGCATCATCGTGATGGACGAGCCCACCGCCTCGCTGGCCGAGCACGAGGTCGAACTCCTCTACTCCCTGATCCACCGCCTGCGAGAGCGCGGCATCGCCATCCTCTACATCTCCCACCGCATGCGCGAGGTGTTCGACCTGTCCCAGCAGGTCACCGTACTCAAGGACGGCACCCGCGTCACCACGGTCGCCACCTCCGACGTCGGGCCGGCCGAGCTGGTCAAGCTCATGGTCGGCCGGGAGCTCAACGACTACTTCCCGCCCCGCGCCACGGCCGCGGAGGTCGGCGAGGTACGCCTGAGCGTGCGCGGCGGCAGGAACGAGAAGCTCAGCGGCATCGACCTGGAGCTGAGAGCCGGAGAGATCGTCGGGGTGGCGGGCCTACAGGGCTCGGGCCGGACCGAGCTGGCCAAGGCGATCTTCGGGGCGGAGCCGTTCACCTCGGGTGAGATGATCCCCCGCAGGCCCCGGACGGTCCGCCAGGCCGTGGCCGCCGGGATCGGGCTGGTCACCGAGGACCGCAAGGCCGAAGGGCTGGCGCTGCGGCAGTCGGCGGGAGACAACGCGCTGCTGGTGGCACGCACCTCCGCCGCACGCACCCCGGCGGGGCGGGCCTCGCGGAGTGGGCTGCGCGCGCTCCTGGAGTCGGTACGGCTGTCACCGCCCGACCCTGAGCGTGAGGTGCGCTACCTGTCCGGCGGCAACCAGCAGAAGGTCGTGCTGGCCAAATGGATGACGGTCAACCCCAGGGTGCTGCTGTTCGACGAGCCGACCCGGGGCGTGGACGTCGGTGCGAAGGCCGCCATCCACGACCTGATGCGGCAGTTCGCCAGAGACGGCATGACCATCATGATGATCTCTTCGGAGCTGCCCGAGCTCATCGGGATGAGCGACCGGATCATCGTCATGCGAGACGGCCGTATCGCGGGCGAGCTGCCGGCCGGCGTGTCTGAGGAGGCCATCATGCACGTGGCGGCGAGCGAGGAGACCGCATGAACGGCCAGAGCCCGTCCCCGGTGCGCCCGGTCGCGACCTCGACGACTCCCGAGCCCGTCCGGAGCAGCGTGGGAGCGAGGCATGGCGGTCTACGGCGCGGCTTCTTCACAGAGGTCAATCCGACCAGGATCGTCTACCTCGCGCTCATCGCCGTGACTGTCATCGGCTGGGGGCTGGTCGCCGCCGACGGCGGGAACTTCCTCACGTTGGAGACCGTCGTCGGCATACAGCAGCGTTCAGCCGCTCTGGGCATCGTCGCCGTGGGGCAGACCCTGGCGATCCTCGTCGGGTCACTGGACCTGTCCGTCGCCTACCTGATCAGCCTCGGGTCGCTGGTCGCGGCCGAGATCATGGCGGGCCACGACGGCGGTGTCGTACCGGCCATCCTCGCCGTGCTCGGCGTCAGCGCCCTCGTGGGGCTGGTCAACGGCCTGGTCATCACCCGCCTGCAGGTGCACGCGTTCATCGCCACGCTGGGCACCGCGCTCATCCTCAAAGGCGTCATCGACCACCGCTACGACGGACCGGCCGGCAGCGTGCCTGAGTCGTTCCAGCGTCTGGGCTACGACCGGCTCGGCCCGGTGCCCGTCTCGGCGCTGCTCTGGGTCGCCGTGGCGGTGACCGCCTGGTTCCTGCTGCGCCGGACTCCCCTGGGCTACCGCATCTACGCGGTCGGCGGGGACGCCGACGTGGCCCGGCTGTCGGGGGTGCGTACCAGCAGGGTCGTGGTGCTCACCCACGTTCTGTGCTCGCTGTGCGCGGGCGTCGCCGGCCTGCTGCTGGCCAGCAGGCTGGGCGCGGGCGCGCCCACGGTCGGCACCGACGGCGGATACGACCTGGAGTCGATCGCCGCGGTTGTGCTCGGCGGCACCGCGCTGACCGGCGGCAAGGGCGGGGTCGCCGGGACCGTCGGCGGCGTGCTCCTGCTTGCCGTGCTCGACAGCGTCTTCAACCAGCTTGAGGTGAACTCCTTCTTCAAGGACGTGGTCAGAGGCGTCGTGATTGTGGCCGCCGTCGCCGTCTACGCCCGTCGCGGCAGAAAGGGGCGGACGGCATGAGAAGGACGCTTCCGATCCTCGCGGTCCTGACCGTACTGCTGGTCGCGATCGCAGCCGCCAACCCGCTTTTCCTGGAGCCCGCCGGGTTCCTGGCCTTCGTCAAGCGGGCCGCACCGCTGGTGATCCTGGCGGCGGGCCAGTACTTCGTCATCGTCTCAGGCGAGTTCGACCTGTCGGTCGGCTCACTGGTGACGGTCGAGGTCGTCGCCGCCGCCCGCCTGATCGACGGGGAGGAGTCGGCCACCTGGTGGGTGCTTCTCCTGCTGATCGCCATCGGGCTGCTCGTCGGCCTGGTCAACGGCGTGATCACCACGGCCCTGCGCGTTCCCTCCTTCATCACGACGCTCGGCATGATGCTCATCTTGTCGGGCGCGGTGTTCCTGTGGACGGGCGGCGCTCCCCGCGGCGCGCTGTCGGATAGCTTCCGCGCCTTCGGCCGGGGCAACCTCGGTCCCGTGCCGTGGTCCGTCCTCATCTTGGTCGTGGTCGCCGGCACCGGGATCGCGCTGATGCGTTCCGACTTCGGCAAGAGACTCATGGCCACCGGCGACAACGAACGCGCCGCCGCCCTGTCCGGCATCGGCGTGCACCGTACGCGGATCCTCGCGTTCGTCGTCTCCGGCCTGGCCGCGGCGGTCGCGGCCATCCTGCTCGGTGGCTTCGCAGGCGTCTCGGCGCAGGTCGGCCAGGGACTGGAGTTCTCCGCCATCACCGCCGTCGTCCTCGGCGGCGTGGTGCTCGGCGGCGGCCGGGGCTCGGTCGTCGCCGCGATGGCCGGCGCGCTGACCCTGGAGGCCCTGTTTACCCTGCTCAACCTGTACGGCATCTCAGGGGCTCTGGAGTACACCGTGCAGGGCGTCATCATCATCGCGGCGGTCGCGGCGGGAGCGATGCGCTTCCCGTTCCGGCTCCGCGTGAGCACCTGATCAACCTAGAAAGCAAAGGAAGCACTATGCCGAATCATCGGCCGTTCCTCGGCCTTGTCGTGGTGGCGACCGTGCTGTTCGCCGCCGGTTGCGCCAGCGACAAGCCTACCGCCCAGTCCTCGGCAGGGCCGTCCTCAGCTTCCTCGTCCGCGCCCGCCCGGGGCGCGAACACCGGTGAGCAGTCGAAGTTCTTCGTCCAGGCCGACTACGACGCCCAACTCGCCATGCGGACGAAGTCCGCGCAAGGCCCCGCGGACAAGCCCTGGGAGCAGGCGATCGACCCGCAGATGGTGGACACCGCGCGGTACAAGAAGAGCGGCGGCTATCACCTGTGCTTCTCCAACGCCGCAGTGAACAACCCTTGGCGGCAGGTGGGTTGGAAGACCATGCAGGCCGAGGTGGGCCTGCACAAGGAGATCACCAAGTTCACCGCACTGGACGCGGAGGGCAAGGACGACAAACAGATCTCCGACATCGCCGAACTGCAGGGCAAGGACTGCGACGCGCTCATCGTCTCGCCCAACACCACCGCCACCCTGACTCCGGCCGTCGAAGGCGCCTGCGGCAAGTTACCGATCATCATGTTCGACCGCGGCGTCGACACCGACTGCCCGGTGACGTTCATCAACCCCATCGGGGGCTACGCCTTCGGCGCCGACGGCGCCGAGTTCCTAGTGGAGAAGGTGCCCACTGGGGGCAAGATCCTCGCGCTGCGCATCAGTCCCGGCGTGGACGTGCTGGAGACCCGCTGGTCGGCGGCGAAGGTCGCCTTCGACAAGAGCCGGCTCAAGGTCGTGGGCGTGGAGTTCACCGACGGTGACGCCGCCAAGACCAAGAGCATCGTCGACGACTACCTCCAGCGCGAAGGCAAGATCGACGGTGTGTGGATGGACGCCGGGGCCACCGCCGTCGCGGCGATTGAGGCCTTCGAGGACGCCGGTCAGCCCGTCCCGGCCTTCGTGGGTGAGGACCAGCAGGATTTCTTGAGCAAGTGGAAGAAGGACAACCTCACCGCGATCGCTCCCACCTACCCGACCTATCAGTGGCGTACCCCGGTCATCGCTGCCCTGAAGATCCTCAAGGGCGAGGAGGTGCCCAAGCAGTGGAAGCTCCCGCAGCCGAAGATCACCTCAGCGAACCTGGACACCTACCTGCAGCCGAACATGCCGCTCCTGCACTACGCCCTGTGCGGCTGCGAGAACCTGCCCGGCTTCCCCGAGAACTGGGGCGGCAAGAAGGGCTAGCCGCCGACCCGAAGAACCGTCACCCGTCACCCGTCACCCGTCACCCGTCACCCGTCACCCGTCACCCGTCACCCGTCACCCGAGGAGGATCCAGGCATGTGGCCGATCGGCGTCAACACATGGGTGTGGACGTCACCGCTGACAGACAACGAACTCGTACGGCTGGCCCCGCGAATCGCCGGCTGGGGCTTCGACGTCGTCGAGCTGCCCATCGAGCGGCTCGGTGACTGGGACCCGCACAAGGCCGCCGCGCTCCTGGCCGAGTTGGGGCTGGGTGCCTCTGTGGCGCTGGTCATGCCGCTGGGCAGGGAACTGGTCGCGGCCTCCGCCCAGACCGTCGCCGACACACAGGACTACCTGCGTGCCTGCGTGGACGCGGCCGCCGTGGTGGGCTCACCGGTCATCGGCGGACCCGCCTACGCCTCCGTCGGCCGCACCTGGCGCATCTCACCGGACGAGCGCCGCGCCCTGTACGCCGAGCTGCGCGACAACCTGCGGCCGATCGCGGACTACGCCGCCGGGCGCGGGGTGCGGATCGGCGTCGAACCACTCAACCGCTACGAGACCAGCCTGATCAACACGGTTGAGCAGGCACTGGACGTGCTCGACGGGCTGCCGGACGAGGGCTGCGGCCTGGCCCTGGACAGCTACCACCTCAACATCGAGGAGAAGGATCCGGCGGCGGCCGTACGGGCCGCCGCCGAGCGGATCGCGCACGTGCAGGTGTGCGGCACCGACAGAGGCGCGCCGGGCGCCGACCAGTTCACCTGGCCCGCCTTCGCCGCCGCACTGCGCGAGGCCCGTTACACGGGACCACTGGTCATCGAGTCGTTCACCGCCGACAACCAAGCCATCGCCACCGCGGCCTCCATCTGGCGGCCGCTCGCCACCAGCCAGGACGCCCTGGCCACCGAAGGGCTCGCCTTCCTGAGAACCCTCTGACTCCCACCGGCCCGCCGGGCTTCTTATCGGGGCGGCCCGGCCTCTTCCGTATGCCTCCTCTCGCCCCCCTCGGAGATCCCATGCGCCGAGTCCTCGCACTCGTCCTCGTCCCCCTCCTGCTGTTATCCGCCGGCCTGAGCCACGCCCAGGCCACGACCCGGGCGGCGGCCTTCCGGGTGTTGCTGTTCACCGAGACCGCCGACTACGTGCACGGCTCGATCCCGTCCGGTATCACGATGGTCCAGCAGCTCGCCGCCGCCAATGACTTTGAGGTCGTCCAGTCCGCCACCTCGACCGCGCTCAACGACGCGAACCTGGCGGGCTTCGACGCGATCATCATGCTGCAGAACTCCGGCATGGTCTGGGACAACGAGGCCCAACGCCAGGCCACCCAGAAATTCGTCAACGACGGCGGCGGCATCGTGGCGATCCATAACACCACCGACATGAACATCGAGGCCCAGTTCCCCTGGTGGGACCAGCTCATCATGGGCGGCGCGCACATGACCGCGCATTCGGCCATCGTGCAGGGCACCGCCAAGGTCATGGACAAGAAACACCCCTCCACCGCGGCCCTGCCCGACCGCTGGACACGCACCGAGGAGTGGTACAACTTCAGCAAGAACATGCGCGGCGACGTGCACGTCCTGGTCACCGCCGACGAGACCACCTATGACGCCGGTGGCAGCAAGATGGGCGCCGACCATCCGATCTCCTGGTGCCGCAACGCCGAGGGCGGGCGCGTGTGGGCGACCGCGATGGGCCACGAGAACGCCTCCTACAGCGAGACCGCCTTCCGCCAGCACGTGCTCGGCGGCATCAAGTGGGCTGCCGGCAACGCCGCGGGCGACTGCGGAGGCACCGTATGGAACCGGTTCCAGAAAGTGACCCTCGACAGCGCCCCCGACCAGCCGATGGGCCTGGACATCGCCGCCAACGGCGATGTCCACTACATCACCCGCTCCGGCAAGCTCATGCTCATCCGCAAGAGCAACGGCCAGATCGTGACCACCGGCACGCTGAGCGTCTACGTCGGCGGTGAGGACGGCCTGATCGGCCTGGTTCTCGATCCAGGCTTCGCGACCAACCGCTGGGTCTATCTCAACTACTCCCCCACCGGGTCGGCGGCGATCAACCAGGTCTCCCGCTTCACCCTCAACGGCGACACCCTGGATCTGGCCAGCGAGAGGAAACTGCTGGCCATCCCAGCCACCCGGACCGACGAGCCCGGCCACACCGGCGGGCAGCTCGCCTTCGGACCCGGCGGCAACCTCTACATCGGCGTCGGCGACGACACCAACCCCTTCGCCTCCGACGGGTACGCGCCCATCGACGAGCGGGCCGGCCGCGCCAACTACGACGCCCAGAAGACCAGCGCCAACACCAACGACCTGCGCGGCAAGATCCTGCGCATCCACCCCGAGACCGACGGCACCTACACCATTCCCTCGGGCAACATGTTCGCGCCGGGCACCGCGCAGACTCGCCCGGAGATCTACGCGATGGGTTTCCGTAACCCGTTCCGGTTCGCCGTGGACTCCGAGACCGGCTGGATCTCCTCGGCCGACTACGGCCCTGACGCCGGATCGGCCAACGCCAACCGCGGCCCCGAGGGGACCGTGGAGTGGAACCTGATCAAATCGCCCGGCTTCTACGGCTGGCCGTACTGCGTCGGCAACAACATCCCCTTCAACGACTACAACTTCGCCACCAACACCTCCGGGGCGAAGTTCAACTGCGCGGCGCCGGTGAACAACTCGCCCAACAACACCGGCCTGACGAACCTGCCCGCGATCAAGACGGCCACCGTCTGGTACAACTACCACCTCGTGCCCGAGTGGCCGGAGATGGGCAGCAGCGGCGGCGCGGCCCCGATGGGCGGGCCGTTCTACCACTACGACGCGGCCAACCCCTCGGAGACGAAGTTCCCCTCCTACTTTGACGACACCCCGTTCTTCTTCGAGTGGAGCCGCAACTACCTGATGGAAATGCGGCTGGACGGTAGCGGCAACATCCTGAAGACCAACCGGTTCCTGTCCGACCTCGGGTTCAAGTCGCCGATGCACATGAAGTTCGGCCCGGACGGCGCGATGTACCTGATCGAGTGGGGTTCGGGTTACGGCGGCACCAACCCCGACGACGGCGTCTACCGCATCGACTACATCAACGGCTCGCGTTCCCCGATCGCCAAGGCCGGCGGCACGCCCACCTCCGGCCAGGCGCCGTTGACCGTCCAGTTCTCCTCATCAGGCTCGGCCGACCCCGACGGGGACCCGTTCACCTACGCGTGGGACTTCACCAGCAACGGCTCGACCGACTCCACTGCGGCCAACCCCTCCTTCGTCTACACCGCCAACGGCACTTTCACCGCCAGGCTCACGATCACCGATTCCTCAGGTAAGAGTGGCTCGGCGACGGTGCCGATCACGGTCGGCAACACCGCGCCGGTGGTGCGGTTCGGCTCGCCGCCCGATGGCGGGGTCATCACCTTCGGTGACTCGGTCCCGTACACGGTGACCGTCACCGATCCCGAGGACGGCACGATCGACTGCTCCAAGGTCACCGTGGTCACGGCCCTCGGCCACGATACCCACAGTCACGACACCGGCACTTTCACCGGCTGTTCGGGCACCGTCTCGACCACGGCCTCGGGGCACGACGCCGACGCCAACACCTACTACGTCCTCACCGCGACCTATACCGACAAGGGCGGCCTGTCCAACACCGCCAACCTGGTCCTGCAGCCCCGGCAGAAGCAGGCCGAGTACTTCACCGGCTCGGCCGGTATCCGGGTCGTCGACCAGGCCGGCGCGCAGAACGGCAAGCGCATCGGCGATATCTCCAACAACGACT from Streptosporangium sp. NBC_01756 includes the following:
- a CDS encoding ABC transporter permease; this encodes MRRTLPILAVLTVLLVAIAAANPLFLEPAGFLAFVKRAAPLVILAAGQYFVIVSGEFDLSVGSLVTVEVVAAARLIDGEESATWWVLLLLIAIGLLVGLVNGVITTALRVPSFITTLGMMLILSGAVFLWTGGAPRGALSDSFRAFGRGNLGPVPWSVLILVVVAGTGIALMRSDFGKRLMATGDNERAAALSGIGVHRTRILAFVVSGLAAAVAAILLGGFAGVSAQVGQGLEFSAITAVVLGGVVLGGGRGSVVAAMAGALTLEALFTLLNLYGISGALEYTVQGVIIIAAVAAGAMRFPFRLRVST
- a CDS encoding substrate-binding domain-containing protein produces the protein MPNHRPFLGLVVVATVLFAAGCASDKPTAQSSAGPSSASSSAPARGANTGEQSKFFVQADYDAQLAMRTKSAQGPADKPWEQAIDPQMVDTARYKKSGGYHLCFSNAAVNNPWRQVGWKTMQAEVGLHKEITKFTALDAEGKDDKQISDIAELQGKDCDALIVSPNTTATLTPAVEGACGKLPIIMFDRGVDTDCPVTFINPIGGYAFGADGAEFLVEKVPTGGKILALRISPGVDVLETRWSAAKVAFDKSRLKVVGVEFTDGDAAKTKSIVDDYLQREGKIDGVWMDAGATAVAAIEAFEDAGQPVPAFVGEDQQDFLSKWKKDNLTAIAPTYPTYQWRTPVIAALKILKGEEVPKQWKLPQPKITSANLDTYLQPNMPLLHYALCGCENLPGFPENWGGKKG
- a CDS encoding sugar phosphate isomerase/epimerase family protein, with protein sequence MWPIGVNTWVWTSPLTDNELVRLAPRIAGWGFDVVELPIERLGDWDPHKAAALLAELGLGASVALVMPLGRELVAASAQTVADTQDYLRACVDAAAVVGSPVIGGPAYASVGRTWRISPDERRALYAELRDNLRPIADYAAGRGVRIGVEPLNRYETSLINTVEQALDVLDGLPDEGCGLALDSYHLNIEEKDPAAAVRAAAERIAHVQVCGTDRGAPGADQFTWPAFAAALREARYTGPLVIESFTADNQAIATAASIWRPLATSQDALATEGLAFLRTL
- a CDS encoding ThuA domain-containing protein; amino-acid sequence: MRRVLALVLVPLLLLSAGLSHAQATTRAAAFRVLLFTETADYVHGSIPSGITMVQQLAAANDFEVVQSATSTALNDANLAGFDAIIMLQNSGMVWDNEAQRQATQKFVNDGGGIVAIHNTTDMNIEAQFPWWDQLIMGGAHMTAHSAIVQGTAKVMDKKHPSTAALPDRWTRTEEWYNFSKNMRGDVHVLVTADETTYDAGGSKMGADHPISWCRNAEGGRVWATAMGHENASYSETAFRQHVLGGIKWAAGNAAGDCGGTVWNRFQKVTLDSAPDQPMGLDIAANGDVHYITRSGKLMLIRKSNGQIVTTGTLSVYVGGEDGLIGLVLDPGFATNRWVYLNYSPTGSAAINQVSRFTLNGDTLDLASERKLLAIPATRTDEPGHTGGQLAFGPGGNLYIGVGDDTNPFASDGYAPIDERAGRANYDAQKTSANTNDLRGKILRIHPETDGTYTIPSGNMFAPGTAQTRPEIYAMGFRNPFRFAVDSETGWISSADYGPDAGSANANRGPEGTVEWNLIKSPGFYGWPYCVGNNIPFNDYNFATNTSGAKFNCAAPVNNSPNNTGLTNLPAIKTATVWYNYHLVPEWPEMGSSGGAAPMGGPFYHYDAANPSETKFPSYFDDTPFFFEWSRNYLMEMRLDGSGNILKTNRFLSDLGFKSPMHMKFGPDGAMYLIEWGSGYGGTNPDDGVYRIDYINGSRSPIAKAGGTPTSGQAPLTVQFSSSGSADPDGDPFTYAWDFTSNGSTDSTAANPSFVYTANGTFTARLTITDSSGKSGSATVPITVGNTAPVVRFGSPPDGGVITFGDSVPYTVTVTDPEDGTIDCSKVTVVTALGHDTHSHDTGTFTGCSGTVSTTASGHDADANTYYVLTATYTDKGGLSNTANLVLQPRQKQAEYFTGSAGIRVVDQAGAQNGKRIGDISNNDWISFSPMSVQGITSVSYRVSSPTGGGSIELRADSPTGQLLSTTPVQNTGGWDTYQQTTSTSVAALSGSHPLFLVFKHPTANQFDLDSVILNGPGVGNSGGGGPVAGGVYTLTAAHSSKAVDVEGQSTADGAKVIQWAANGAANQQWRFTAAAGGAFTLTGVQSGKCIDVNAGSTAPGALILQWTCHNAANQQWRFTAAANGDWTVTSVASGLCLEVPNASTADGTQLSQWTCNNGTNQQWRLARAS